From Aedes albopictus strain Foshan chromosome 1, AalbF5, whole genome shotgun sequence, one genomic window encodes:
- the LOC109414676 gene encoding ectopic P granules protein 5 homolog isoform X2 has protein sequence MATLEKPKTKHQKKTKPKPLVLPEVPTDDLDDEDADSGEVAVDIDFPSTSTSDEAPATVAVLADEAYDDDAAKAEDEERNLTDSEKLLQSEGETSMEPVAPSAPIIEDEVSKVELMVQPPMMAQPEVVSSLYPNLQEMRIKESAPVEVGRGPVQTMTPLTRDQLAQFYRVDGEMTLAEAFEREFLARELEENDQCSSHPLYQLLQRYAKARAELSLNKLEFEALRRKCKVLASELWTMREQTFTGTDTCGDGRVLRASYRGSVATLQESTLADFSSNLKDLMKQSCFQCSQSTYEVDSTRIKIEQKIYETLNLHPVLTSLPVDAPVVLNPPFDPAQLAAAIGELRLCISILFAFLRKGITDKRFLTDVRGWTVKLVATQLRIATVHDHLFVLFHVLRSPSGIANWATSLIQLPIEGDLRWGGSEFQHILVVMACVLLPIKKRNEFLEKLKLDMNRSIDVVQEEMWAIVDSDGEDCSGSDSISELKEGDLVGLIDQVPFGMVFRALTLVDRKLDGSLRLSEDQVRGTHLLKAIAFGTIFVELLGNGLVTYDADRYRQFAKRIARLIKHTVFYVSDLYRILLERARSVQVVVDAYESTRIHLELDVFVVRAAQYIYRSRKIGTWQYLTGFPFDQLSLDALWKLYYCLHLDEFNEELISAVDTDFRALCVGEQQREKFRNGLVGMPSEDLYYLLQVFSNMALAREIGDIDFIQTVALNLFDIGYLNEYTKDFCYKAVKDLLYNIVFKHPSLVSSLLQSLKQDVAQADHSAMYIFKSLPLDRWHPQWEDFELLANWILNYGFDAVQSSTARVILIHLNYNFDSNNELFLPHDIHVRIACLITEVYSKHVPELLGNPQGLVASVSSLVKNKAAQEQFLAWCWNMVSLLRLHCMDQSSTVINGMMKNPALILRHVLELERAQQIYQGVTENRPLAVYLAILISTWGHSVPQICHKGFEQIRLLLNDHRYVVVVRCLQLITPLFLECPDSLSRCESFKSILISLIAADKYYARFTKDQFRPESNTPVTEMVKCMILSQITNYVRYGLASPTLLINIWLQCLTELPNWTKDPAILGLLDAMLGVAYQFPDAWHSTKEFFRPYFSRFEDIKASKPTGLLNLLASGPNDLFSSPSPATVFLSIFTLELEYEITEIQSRIWHEVIRGIGLPSSPKLSLETAIKKATSILGYPSFPPTSLTVFKLANLVANCTIKNFMYPIVCQLFFTIYLSRIPLSPDEERFANCFGVADRLYEYNVGLMKRIKKQLYDAECFYNSASVGESDERQRSFYNHCTRLFKAFQLWLEDTQLNKIRPQTLNLPPQFDCHRLAAIFRGNRDHWTDFIDLRGIRSDHRELADAWLKLCYRYKPVASTIVPSSPVRSLAPSLSVTDLHDVKQSIFKRLQTYDAPAPAPRLYKPTPLITPAKFSSQSSSSLISVLKSDFALLDSYARKEFHVMYNEHLLLDSCYLEQVPKLYITEDKVLYKDVSCSSKCTDPRKVLVRYKVSKLDKSLSAVLAENRSAHDALLQQESKLPDRIVMASVRIDAFLRQIVDAYRECKLSGETTMCGKLNKVGSSLFYEVVDKMNDYNQLCPLTKEVCSLGISQLGFFMQENQNNEGIKLLNIALNRPDMINLLSELLVPTSCPPQFFLRMYEFVIDSHIKRHDTQVLFVMLSKFDIVSWMNRYRPKLVDVNRLVELILRGLEGWNQKNAVLIQDLLQRHLMHLFEYDFPEHYGDILQMSLAVCSQKKVMPQVLLDLLNSMRRRVGCQPLAFGSGLVSIKEDFRSFATKQNILSYKDLIDTTVLLTQHFQQERLNHGLHGLYPRHSDYCEVLSLLLGSVGHAAVVAAVHTYPGVLADELINWLWPSLCDMFSPWLTPYFPQNMKGQQQVANWIQQVAGDTTILPPWSELHADTAFRMVKVFEHCLQYLMDTFPSSSALLGHLFYWYELNFAHPALPRYVAVPIHTNLMNLAWDRFRPAPVHITGFSRILQQFIPEAHMFVGHIFIRVAWTPWLQQNIQSWDYQLRYQMLSSLLMIFIKISYEPNAREGLKIVTLLQEACNYPWHMLEYQGVEAVLDWFVLSAEPSVVLKMPSEGEAGDSAVLDLLQVASSMKFNTGNPLESAALQSQVQAKRILYVRTTVRLLNSCGAKYQKLLGTKPGVQAFHNAVLGLLNIVETVLLQIRSTKDREFEARNLVGEVIVSLQSQGEYTSKLFIEAIVLWTENCRTSDSYIIPSVLDSVGMCKSFSRNLYWLLEEMLFHYFGKSWLGQVTDGGEPVLDASWVKALGKVGLRTVKGFDEELLVKNRYLLVLHLLTVQRLREAGSNGERIMVLQKLFRVLEDLKVSDQTESKLILLWSLMVVVGVEIMKSSSNGQNHLLTLARYLQTCSKEAEGWGEGLLGAIGIRKDGISVRRKVVAKCLSCIVFLMFGEDSGEALEASESGPPSIDTSNRCKEYGQAMTDLKQTLANKRYGEMHTKTRAAINLIENTAMVANICENVCKIVRLFCDEHFFHSVEEVWRC, from the exons ATGGCAACTTTAGAGAAGCCTAAAACGAAG CATCAAAAGAAGACGAAACCCAAACCGTTGGTCCTGCCGGAAGTGCCCACCGATGACCTTGATGACGAGGATGCAGACAGTGGGGAAGTCGCTGTAGACATCGACTTTCCCAGTACATCGACCTCGGATGAAGCACCGGCGACGGTTGCTGTTCTAGCGGACGAGGCCTATGACGACGATGCAGCCAAAGCCGAAGACGAAGAACGTAATCTCACTGATAGTGAGAAGTTGCTGCAGTCGGAGGGGGAAACATCGATGGAACCAGTTGCTCCGTCGGCCCCAATAATCGAAGACGAAGTCTCGAAAGTGGAGCTTATGGTTCAGCCGCCTATGATGGCGCAACCGGAAGTGGTGTCATCACTATATCCGAACCTTCAGGAGATGCGCATCAAAGAATCGGCTCCCGTTGAAGTCGGTCGCGGTCCGGTGCAAACGATGACCCCTCTGACTCGCGACCAGTTGGCCCAGTTCTACCGGGTGGACGGTGAAATGACGCTGGCCGAAGCCTTCGAGCGGGAGTTTCTGGCGCGGGAACTGGAAGAGAACGACCAGTGCAGCAGCCATCCGCTGTACCAGCTGCTGCAACGCTATGCCAAAGCTCGAGCCGAGCTGAGCCTGAACAAGCTGGAGTTTGAAGCGCTGCGCCGGAAGTGCAAAGTGTTGGCCAGCGAGCTGTGGACCATGCGGGAGCAGACTTTCACCGGGACGGATACCTGCGGCGATGGGAGGGTGCTGCGGGCGAGCTACCGGGGaag CGTGGCCACCCTTCAGGAATCAACCCTGGCCGACTTCAGTTCCAACCTGAAAGACCTGATGAAGCAATCGTGCTTCCAGTGCAGCCAGTCCACTTACGAAGTGGACTCCACGCGAATAAAGATCGAGCAGAAGATCTACGAAACTCTTAATCTACACCCAGTGCTGACCAGTCTCCCAGTGGACGCTCCAGTGGTTCTGAATCCGCCGTTCGATCCCGCCCAGTTGGCGGCGGCCATCGGCGAACTAAGACTTTGCATATCCATTCTGTTTGCCTTCCTGCGGAAGGGCATAACCGACAAGCGCTTCCTGACGGATGTCCGCGGTTGGACCGTCAAGCTGGTAGCCACCCAGCTTCGGATCGCCACCGTACACGATCACCTGTTTGTACTGTTCCATGTGCTGCGAAGTCCCAGCGGGATAGCCAACTGGGCTACCTCGTTGATTCAGCTCCCCATAGAAGGGGATCTCCGTTGGGGCGGTTCGGAATTTCAACACATTCTAGTGGTGATGGCTTGTGTGCTTCTGCCGATCAAGAAGCGTAacgaatttctcgagaaactcaAACTGGACATGAACCGCTCGATCGACGTGGTCCAGGAGGAGATGTGGGCCATCGTGGATAGCGATGGGGAGGACTGCTCCGGATCGGACTCGATATCCGAACTGAAAGAGGGCGATCTGGTGGGTTTGATCGATCAGGTGCCGTTCGGGATGGTTTTCCGTGCGTTGACGCTGGTCGATCGCAAACTGGACGGAAGTCTTCGGTTGAGTGAGGATCAGGTTCGAGGGACCCATCTGCTGAAGGCGATCGCTTTTGGGACCATCTTTGTGGAGCTTTTAGGGAATGGATTGGTGACTTACGATGCCGATCGGTATCGACAGTTCGCCAAGAGGATCGCGAGGTTGATCAAGCACACCGTATTCTACGTGAGCGATCTGTATCGGATATTGCTGGAGCGGGCGAGGAGTGTCCAAGTGGTAGTGGATGCTTACGAGAGCACGCGAATTCACCTTGAGTTGGACGTTTTTGTAGTCCGAGCGGCGCAGTATATCTACCGATCGCGGAAGATCGGTACGTGGCAGTACTTGACGGGGTTTCCCTTCGATCAGCTGAGCCTGGATGCCTTGTGGAAACTGTATTACTGTCTACACCTGGACGAGTTCAACGAAGAACTGATCTCTGCGGTTGATACGGACTTTCGCGCTCTCTGTGTTGGTGAGCAGCAGCGAGAGAAATTCCGAAATGGGTTGGTTGGGATGCCTTCcgaagatctgtactacttgctACAGGTGTTCTCCAATATGGCGCTTGCTAGGGAAATTGGCGACATCGATTTTATCCAAACGGTGGCGTTGAATCTCTTCGAC ATCGGCTACCTGAACGAATACACCAAAGACTTCTGCTACAAAGCCGTCAAGGATCTGCTCTACAACATAGTGTTCAAGCATCCATCGCTGGTTTCCAGTTTGCTGCAATCGCTGAAGCAGGACGTAGCCCAAGCGGACCACTCGGCGATGTACATCTTCAAGTCACTTCCGCTGGATCGCTGGCATCCGCAGTGGGAGGACTTCGAGCTGCTCGCCAACTGGATCCTGAACTATGGTTTCGATGCCGTCCAAAGCTCGACGGCTCGAGTTATCCTGATCCATTTGAACTACAACTTCGATTC aaacaacgAACTGTTTCTACCGCATGACATCCACGTTCGTATAGCTTGTCTCATTACGGAGGTATACAGCAAACACGTTCCGGAACTTCTCGGAAATCCACAAGGTTTGGTCGCCTCGGTGAGTAGCCTGGTGAAGAACAAAGCCGCGcaggagcaattcttagcctggtGTTGGAACATGGTAAGTCTACTACGACTGCACTGCATGGACCAGAGCTCGACGGTCATCAACGGGATGATGAAGAACCCTGCTCTGATCCTACGCCACGTTCTTGAACTAGAGCGAGCTCAACAGATCTACCAAGGCGTGACCGAAAACCGGCCTTTGGCCGTCTACTTGGCGATCCTCATCAGCACCTGGGGTCATTCCGTACCCCAAATCTGCCACAAAGGCTTCGAACAAATTCGGTTGCTGTTGAACGATCATCGCTACGTAGTGGTCGTCCGGTGTCTACAACTGATCACGCCGCTGTTTCTCGAATGTCCCGACAGTTTGAGTCGCTGCGAGTCGTTCAAGTCCATTCTGATCAGCTTGATAGCGGCCGACAAGTACTACGCTCGGTTCACCAAGGATCAATTCCGGCCGGAGTCGAACACCCCCGttacggagatggtcaagtgtaTGATCCTCTCACAGATCACCAACTACGTTCGGTACGGGTTAGCGTCTCCGACGCTGTTGATCAACATCTGGCTGCAGTGCCTTACCGAGCTGCCGAACTGGACCAAGGATCCAGCGATTCTCGGACTGCTAGATGCCATGCTGGGGGTTGCCTATCAGTTTCCGGATGCTTGGCACTCCACGAAAGAGTTCTTCCGGCCTTATTTTTCG CGCTTCGAGGACATTAAGGCGTCCAAACCTACAGGCCTGCTCAATCTACTCGCCTCTGGTCCAAATGATCTGTTCAGCTCTCCGTCACCAGCAACTGTATTCTTGTCGATCTTCACCCTGGAGCTGGAGTACGAGATCACCGAAATTCAGTCCCGCATCTGGCACGAGGTGATCCGCGGAATAGGACTTCCTAGTTCACCAAAGCTCTCCCTGGAAACAGCCATCAAGAAGGCTACCTCCATTCTCGGATATCCATCCTTTCCGCCCACTTCGCTAACTGTCTTCAAACTTGCCAACCTCGTCGCAAACTGCACGATCAAGAACTTCATGTACCCGATCGTCTGTCAGCTTTTCTTCACCATCTACCTGTCGCGGATTCCCCTCTCTCCAGACGAGGAACGATTCGCCAACTGCTTCGGAGTTGCCGATCGCCTCTACGAATACAACGTCGGCCTTATGAAGCGAATCAAGAAGCAGCTCTACGACGCTGAATGCTTCTACAATTCGGCTTCCGTGGGCGAAAGCGATGAACGGCAGCGATCCTTCTACAATCACTGCACACGATTGTTCAAAGCTTTCCAACTTTGGCTGGAGGACACCCAGTTGAACAAGATCCGACCGCAGACCTTGAATCTTCCCCCACAGTTCGACTGCCATCGGTTGGCGGCGATCTTCCGTGGAAATCGTGACCACTGGACGGACTTTATCGATCTCCGAGGCATTCGCTCCGATCATCGTGAGCTCGCAGATGCTTGGCTGAAACTGTGCTACCGATACAAGCCCGTAGCCTCCACCATTGTACCGAGCTCACCGGTACGATCACTTGCACCCAGCTTAAGCGTAACGGATCTGCACGACGTCAAACAGTCCATCTTCAAGCGCCTACAGACATACGACGCCCCAGCACCTGCCCCCCGTTTGTACAAACCCACTCCTCTCATAACCCCAGCCAAATTCTCCTCCCAGTCGTCCAGTTCGCTGATCTCAGTCCTCAAATCCGACTTTGCCCTGCTGGATTCGTACGCCCGCAAGGAGTTCCACGTCATGTACAACGAACACCTGCTACTCGACTCGTGCTACCTGGAGCAAGTCCCGAAGCTCTACATCACCGAGGACAAGGTTCTCTACAAGGACGTCAGCTGTTCCAGTAAATGTACCGACCCCCGGAAGGTCCTGGTACGTTACAAGGTGTCCAAGTTGGACAAAAGCCTAAGTGCGGTCCTCGCGGAGAACCGATCGGCCCATGACGCCCTGCTGCAGCAGGAGAGCAAACTTCCGGACCGGATCGTGATGGCATCCGTCCGAATCGATGCCTTCCTGCGGCAGATCGTCGACGCCTACCGGGAGTGTAAACTGAGCGGCGAAACGACTATGTGCGGTAAGTTGAACAAGGTGGGTTCGTCGCTGTTCTACGAAGTTGTGGACAAGATGAACGACTACAACCAGCTGTGTCCGCTGACCAAGGAGGTCTGCTCGCTGGGAATTAGCCAACTTGGG TTCTTCATGCAGGAAAACCAAAACAACGAAGGCATCAAGTTGTTGAACATCGCTCTGAATCGTCCGGATATGATCAACCTGCTGTCGGAGCTCTTGGTACCGACCAGCTGTCCGCCGCAGTTCTTCCTGCGGATGTACGAATTTGTAATCGATTCGCACATCAAGCGACACGACACCCAGGTGCTGTTCGTCATGCTCTCCAAGTTCGACATCGTCAGCTGGATGAATCGCTACCGGCCCAAGCTGGTGGACGTCAACCGCTTGGTGGAGTTGATCCTTCGGGGATTGGAGGGCTGGAACCAGAAGAACGCCGTGCTGATTCAGGAC CTTCTCCAACGGCACCTGATGCACCTGTTCGAGTACGACTTCCCCGAACACTACGGAGACATCCTGCAGATGAGTTTGGCGGTCTGTTCGCAAAAGAAAGTTATGCCGCAGGTACTGCTGGATCTACTCAACTCCATGCGACGTCGCGTCGGATGTCAACCCTTGGCCTTCGGCTCGGGATTGGTGTCGATCAAGGAAGACTTCCGCAGCTTCGCTACCAAGCAGAACATCCTTTCGTACAAGGATCTTATCGATACGACGGTACTGCTAACTCAACACTTCCAGCAGGAGCGACTGAACCACGGTTTGCATGGGCTGTATCCGAGGCACAGTGACTACTGCGAAGTGCTGTCCCTGTTGCTAGGTTCGGTAGGACATGCGGCAGTCGTTGCAGCTGTTCACACCTATCCAGGAGTTTTAGCCGACGAAT TGATCAACTGGTTGTGGCCTTCGCTGTGCGACATGTTCTCTCCCTGGCTAACTCCGTACTTTCCGCAGAACATGAAAGGCCAACAGCAGGTGGCCAACTGGATTCAACAGGTTGCCGGCGACACCACGATACTTCCGCCGTGGAGCGAACTCCATGCGGACACGGCCTTCCGCATGGTCAAAGTGTTCGAACACTGTCTTCAGTACCTGATGGACACATTCCCCTCCAGTAGTGCCCTCCTCGGCCATCTGTTCTACTGGTACGAGCTGAACTTCGCTCACCCGGCTTTGCCGCGCTACGTAGCCGTTCCCATTCACACGAACTTGATGAACCTGGCGTGGGACCGCTTCCGCCCCGCGCCAGTCCACATCACCGGATTCAGCCGAATCCTTCAGCAGTTCATCCCGGAGGCGCACATGTTCGTCGGCCACATCTTCATCCGCGTCGCGTGGACTCCTTGGCTGCAGCAGAACATCCAATCCTGGGACTACCAACTGCGCTATCAAATGCTGTCCTCGCTCCTCATGATCTTCATCAAGATATCCTACGAACCGAACGCCCGGGAAGGCCTCAAAATCGTCACCTTACTCCAGGAAGCGTGCAACTACCCGTGGCATATGCTCGAATACCAAGGCGTCGAAGCGGTGCTGGACTGGTTCGTCCTATCCGCCGAACCGTCCGTCGTACTGAAGATGCCTTCCGAAGGCGAGGCCGGCGACAGCGCCGTCCTGGATCTGCTCCAGGTAGCCTCCTCGATGAAGTTCAACACGGGAAATCCGCTGGAATCGGCGGCGCTACAGTCGCAAGTACAGGCCAAGCGGATCCTGTACGTTCGAACCACTGTGCGACTGCTAAACTCCTGCGGTGCCAAGTACCAGAAACTGCTGGGAACGAAACCGGGGGTGCAGGCCTTCCACAATGCGGTGCTCGGGCTGCTAAACATCGTCGAAACGGTTCTGCTGCAAATCCGGTCCACCAAGGATCGGGAGTTCGAAGCGAGAAATCTGGTCGGCGAGGTGATCGTTTCGTTGCAATCGCAGGGCGAGTACACTTCGAA ATTATTTATCGAGGCAATCGTTCTGTGGACGGAGAACTGTCGGACAAGCGACAGCTACATCATTCCCTCGGTGCTGGATTCCGTCGGTATGTGCAAAAGCTTTTCGCGTAACCTGTATTGGCTGCTGGAGGAGATGCTGTTCCACTATTTTGGCAAGTCCTGGCTCGGACAAGTTACCGACGGAGGCGAACCGGTTTTGGATGCGTCTTGGGTGAAGGCACTGGGCAAGGTGGGACTGCGAACGGTGAAAGGGTTCGACGAGGAGCTGTTGGTCAAGAATCGGTATCTGCTTGTGCTGCATTTGTTGACGGTGCAGAGACTTCGGGAGGCCGGCAGTAATGGTGAGCGGATTATGGTTCTGCAGAAGCTGTTCAGAGTTTTGGAAGATTTGAAAGTGAG